In Fibrobacter sp. UWB15, one genomic interval encodes:
- a CDS encoding family 43 glycosylhydrolase: MFGVMGLNSRGVVSAAIFTLAFAGQGAFAQSWYATDVRQGGHDPSMYRDENGYILMSTNNNLAMWTSTDMVKWSSKGQIFNDSPQWLKNAVGGKTDGIWAPDLFHFNNQYGVFYCGSVFGQRTSAIGVATNANLDFLNPAKGWTDQGEVTRTTNSNNYNAIDADVVVTPDGQYWMTYGSWNAGGIRLIKLDPKTGKQASDDKTNYMIATRGGTGIEGPSLIEHGGQYFLFTAWDVCCKQGNEIEQTTYKTAMGRADKVNGTYKDRSGKELNKGGGTILMQRYSRYVGPGGGEAFKDLNRIRFVHHYYDLTGDKYNHIHIRDLVFTDDNWPEMGQPFLGRYLSAEAEHGIMTRGATDDLTFNYTKEASNGEYVGYINTKGSKIRLPMNIMQAGDYIMRYRYANGGDNDATHKVTVNGKAQTVKLPKTGAWGSFPEKSVAMVPAKLKRGGNFIEVEPDQNFAELDRIDFLRVIRDTIPGNGFDNGIKVRLTKDDKLAVKNGGYAIFENVVTDSIKSTEVKVELQQCSGGTLSIREGSASGTELSKCTVPSSCANGAWTELNCSATKKLSGVKDFYLTGSGMSGEVLVGNIRFGKIAEPPASSSSVVPPASSSSAAPEESSSSSGTTAIVPRVIRNDMQTPARKGYRDLKGRSFDKQIPYRVMF, from the coding sequence ATGTTTGGTGTGATGGGATTGAATTCTCGCGGAGTGGTGTCCGCGGCAATTTTCACGCTCGCTTTTGCGGGCCAAGGTGCGTTCGCTCAGTCGTGGTATGCAACTGACGTGCGCCAAGGGGGCCATGACCCTTCCATGTACAGGGACGAGAATGGCTACATCCTTATGTCCACGAATAACAATCTGGCGATGTGGACCTCGACGGACATGGTCAAGTGGAGTTCGAAGGGGCAAATCTTCAACGATAGCCCGCAGTGGCTCAAGAACGCCGTAGGCGGCAAGACCGACGGCATCTGGGCTCCGGACCTGTTCCATTTCAATAACCAGTACGGCGTGTTCTACTGCGGCTCCGTTTTTGGCCAGCGCACGTCTGCAATCGGTGTCGCGACGAACGCGAACCTGGATTTCTTGAATCCGGCGAAAGGTTGGACGGACCAGGGCGAAGTGACGCGCACCACGAACAGCAACAACTACAACGCGATTGATGCCGACGTGGTGGTGACTCCCGATGGCCAGTACTGGATGACTTACGGCTCCTGGAATGCGGGCGGTATCCGCTTGATCAAGCTGGACCCCAAGACGGGCAAGCAGGCGAGCGACGACAAGACGAACTACATGATTGCGACGCGCGGAGGTACGGGTATCGAAGGTCCGAGCCTCATCGAGCACGGCGGGCAGTATTTCTTGTTCACGGCTTGGGATGTATGTTGCAAACAAGGTAACGAAATCGAACAGACCACTTACAAGACGGCCATGGGCCGCGCCGACAAGGTGAACGGAACCTACAAGGACCGCAGCGGCAAGGAACTCAACAAGGGTGGCGGAACCATCCTGATGCAGCGTTACAGCCGTTACGTGGGCCCGGGCGGCGGCGAAGCCTTCAAGGACCTGAACCGCATCCGCTTTGTGCATCATTACTACGACCTGACCGGCGACAAGTACAACCACATCCACATTCGCGACCTGGTTTTTACCGACGACAACTGGCCCGAAATGGGGCAGCCCTTCCTCGGGCGCTACCTGAGTGCCGAGGCGGAACACGGCATTATGACACGCGGTGCGACGGATGACCTGACCTTCAATTACACGAAGGAAGCCTCGAACGGCGAATACGTGGGCTACATCAATACGAAGGGTTCCAAGATTCGCTTGCCGATGAACATTATGCAGGCAGGCGACTACATTATGCGTTACCGCTACGCGAACGGCGGCGATAATGATGCTACACATAAAGTAACGGTGAATGGAAAGGCGCAGACGGTAAAGCTCCCGAAGACGGGCGCCTGGGGCAGTTTCCCCGAAAAGTCCGTGGCGATGGTGCCTGCAAAGCTCAAGCGCGGCGGCAACTTTATTGAGGTGGAGCCCGACCAGAATTTTGCGGAACTGGACCGCATCGACTTCTTGCGCGTGATTCGCGATACCATTCCGGGCAACGGATTCGATAACGGAATCAAGGTGCGTCTCACCAAGGACGACAAGCTTGCCGTCAAGAACGGCGGCTACGCCATCTTCGAAAACGTGGTGACGGATTCTATCAAGAGCACCGAAGTCAAGGTCGAACTGCAGCAGTGCAGCGGCGGAACGCTCAGCATCCGCGAGGGTTCTGCCTCGGGTACGGAACTTTCCAAGTGCACCGTTCCTTCGAGCTGCGCAAACGGCGCCTGGACCGAATTGAACTGCTCTGCCACCAAGAAGCTTTCGGGCGTCAAGGACTTCTACCTCACGGGTAGCGGCATGAGCGGCGAAGTGCTGGTGGGCAACATCCGCTTCGGAAAAATTGCTGAACCGCCTGCATCGAGCTCCAGCGTGGTTCCGCCGGCATCCAGTTCTAGCGCGGCTCCGGAAGAATCTAGTTCCAGCAGCGGAACGACCGCGATTGTTCCACGCGTAATCCGCAACGATATGCAGACTCCTGCACGCAAGGGTTACCGTGACCTCAAGGGCCGTAGTTTTGACAAGCAGATTCCGTACAGGGTGATGTTCTAA